Proteins from a genomic interval of Streptomyces sp. Tu6071:
- the rsfS gene encoding ribosome silencing factor, with product MTATDRSIELIKAASQAAADKLAHDIIAYDVSDVLSITDAFLLASAPNDRQVKSIVDAIEERLAKDLGAKPVRREGDRDARWILLDYVDIVVHVQHSEERVYYALERLWKDCPEIDLPEDAKATKGKGAEYAAQLAAAPEEPEFADFDRIGIEGE from the coding sequence GTGACCGCCACGGACCGCTCCATCGAGCTGATCAAGGCCGCCTCCCAGGCCGCCGCCGACAAGCTCGCCCACGACATCATCGCGTACGACGTCAGCGATGTGCTGTCGATCACGGACGCCTTCCTGCTGGCCTCCGCCCCCAACGACCGCCAGGTCAAGTCGATCGTCGACGCGATCGAGGAGCGGCTCGCCAAGGACCTCGGGGCCAAGCCCGTCCGCCGCGAGGGGGACCGCGACGCCCGCTGGATCCTGCTCGACTACGTCGACATCGTCGTCCACGTGCAGCACTCCGAGGAGCGCGTCTACTACGCGCTCGAACGGCTCTGGAAGGACTGCCCCGAGATCGACCTGCCCGAGGACGCCAAGGCGACCAAGGGCAAGGGCGCCGAGTACGCGGCGCAGCTCGCCGCTGCCCCCGAGGAACCGGAGTTCGCGGACTTCGACCGCATCGGCATCGAAGGGGAGTAG
- a CDS encoding histidine phosphatase family protein, which translates to MTIPAAPRGRRIILWRHGQTAWNLERRFQGDTDVPLTETGRAQAKRAARLLASLRPDALIASDLGRAADTAGELAALTGLEITFDRGLRETYAGNWQGLTHEEILERHGDEYTAWKRGEPVRRGGGELETEVAERAAPVVLAHAEKLPEDGTLVVTSHGGTIRTTIGRLIGLDPYQWEGLGGLSNCCWSILGEGARGWRLLEHNAGTLAEPVLGDEV; encoded by the coding sequence GTGACCATTCCGGCCGCGCCGCGCGGGCGCCGCATCATCCTGTGGCGCCACGGCCAGACCGCCTGGAACCTGGAGCGCCGCTTCCAGGGCGACACCGACGTCCCGCTCACCGAGACGGGCCGCGCTCAGGCCAAGCGCGCGGCCCGGCTGCTCGCCTCGCTCCGGCCGGACGCCCTCATCGCCTCCGACCTGGGCCGCGCCGCCGACACGGCGGGCGAGCTGGCGGCGCTCACCGGCCTGGAGATCACCTTCGACCGTGGCCTGCGTGAGACCTACGCCGGCAACTGGCAGGGCCTCACGCACGAGGAGATCCTCGAACGCCACGGGGACGAGTACACGGCGTGGAAGCGCGGCGAGCCGGTACGCAGGGGCGGCGGCGAGCTGGAGACGGAGGTCGCCGAGCGCGCGGCCCCCGTCGTCCTGGCCCACGCCGAGAAGCTCCCCGAGGACGGCACCCTCGTCGTCACGAGCCACGGCGGCACCATCCGCACCACGATCGGCCGCCTCATCGGGCTCGACCCCTACCAGTGGGAGGGCCTCGGCGGCCTCTCCAACTGCTGCTGGTCGATCCTGGGCGAGGGAGCCCGGGGGTGGCGGCTGCTGGAGCACAACGCGGGGACGCTCGCGGAACCGGTGCTGGGGGATGAGGTCTGA
- the leuS gene encoding leucine--tRNA ligase, with translation MSQTNPSAAGPAGAAETAAPHRYTAALAADIEARWQDFWDAHGTYEAPNPTGDLAGSPELVGRPKKYVMDMFPYPSGSGLHVGHPLGYIATDVFARYQRMTGHNVLHTLGFDAFGLPAEQYAVQTGTHPRISTEANMANMRQQLRRLGLGHDKRRSVATIDPEFYRWTQWIFVKIFNSWYDTEAGKARPIEELIEQFAAGTRPTPDGRPWAELSGSERADLLSEYRLAYASEAPVNWAPGLGTVLANEEVTADGRSERGNFPVFKAKLRQWNMRITAYADRLIDDLDGLDWPEAIKLQQRNWIGRSEGARVDFPVTTAAGEARDITVFTTRQDTLFGATYMVLAPEHELVEAITPASWPEGTREAWTGGHATPADAVAAYRAQAAAKSDVERQAEAKDKTGVFTGTFATNPVSGERVPVFIADYVLMGYGTGAIMAVPAHDSRDFAFARAFELPLRCVVAPTDGRGEDPATWDDAFSSYEAKLVNSTNKHISLDGLGVTDAKARITPWLTARGIGESTINYRLRDWLFSRQRYWGEPFPIVYDEDGIAHSLPESMLPLELPEIEDYSPRTFDPDDATAEPETPLSRNEDWVNVTLDLGDGPRTYRRETNTMPNWAGSCWYELRYLDPRNERQFVDPEIEQYWMGPREGMPTGGVDLYVGGAEHAVLHLLYARFWSKVLFDLGYVSSAEPFHKLYNQGMIQAFVYRDSRGIAVPAAEVEERDGAYYYEGEKVSRLLGKMGKSLKNAVTPDEICAEYGADTLRLYEMAMGPLDVSRPWDTRAVVGQFRLLQRLWRNVVDEASGALTVSEDAPDEATLRALHKAIDGTRHDLEAMRFNTAIAKITELNNHLTKAGGPLARPVAEALVLMVAPLAPHIAEELWRRLGHDDSVVHQPFPVADPAYVVDETVTCVVQIKGKVKARLEVSPEITDGDLEKVALSDERVVAALGGADVRKVIVRAPKLVNIVTA, from the coding sequence ATGAGTCAGACGAACCCCTCCGCAGCCGGGCCCGCCGGCGCCGCCGAGACGGCCGCGCCGCACCGCTACACGGCGGCCCTCGCCGCCGACATCGAGGCACGCTGGCAGGACTTCTGGGACGCCCACGGCACGTACGAGGCGCCCAACCCCACGGGTGACCTGGCCGGTTCCCCCGAACTGGTCGGCCGCCCCAAGAAGTACGTCATGGACATGTTCCCGTACCCCTCGGGCTCCGGACTGCACGTCGGCCACCCGCTGGGCTACATCGCCACCGACGTCTTCGCCCGCTACCAGCGGATGACCGGGCACAACGTCCTGCACACCCTCGGCTTCGACGCCTTCGGGCTGCCCGCCGAGCAGTACGCGGTGCAGACCGGCACCCACCCCCGTATCTCCACCGAGGCCAACATGGCCAACATGCGCCAGCAGCTGCGCAGGCTGGGCCTCGGCCACGACAAGCGCCGCTCCGTCGCCACGATCGACCCGGAGTTCTACCGCTGGACGCAGTGGATCTTCGTCAAGATCTTCAACTCGTGGTACGACACCGAGGCCGGCAAGGCACGCCCGATCGAGGAGCTGATCGAGCAGTTCGCCGCCGGCACCCGCCCCACCCCCGACGGCCGGCCCTGGGCGGAGCTGAGCGGCAGCGAGCGCGCCGACCTGCTGAGCGAGTACCGCCTCGCCTACGCCTCCGAGGCGCCGGTCAACTGGGCGCCCGGCCTGGGCACGGTCCTGGCCAACGAGGAGGTCACCGCCGACGGCCGCTCCGAGCGCGGCAACTTCCCCGTCTTCAAGGCGAAGCTGCGGCAGTGGAACATGCGCATCACCGCTTACGCGGACCGCCTGATCGACGACCTGGACGGGCTGGACTGGCCCGAGGCGATCAAGCTCCAGCAGCGCAACTGGATCGGCCGCTCCGAGGGCGCCCGCGTCGACTTCCCCGTCACCACCGCCGCGGGCGAGGCGCGGGACATCACCGTCTTCACCACCCGGCAGGACACCCTGTTCGGCGCCACCTACATGGTCCTCGCCCCCGAGCACGAGCTGGTTGAGGCGATCACCCCGGCGAGCTGGCCCGAGGGCACCCGCGAGGCGTGGACCGGCGGGCACGCGACCCCCGCCGACGCCGTCGCCGCCTACCGGGCCCAGGCCGCGGCCAAGTCGGACGTCGAGCGTCAGGCCGAGGCCAAGGACAAGACCGGCGTCTTCACCGGCACCTTCGCGACCAACCCCGTCTCGGGCGAACGCGTCCCCGTCTTCATCGCCGACTACGTGCTGATGGGGTACGGCACCGGCGCGATCATGGCCGTGCCCGCGCACGACAGCCGTGACTTCGCCTTCGCCCGCGCCTTCGAGCTGCCTCTGCGCTGCGTCGTCGCGCCCACGGACGGCCGCGGCGAGGACCCCGCCACGTGGGACGACGCCTTCTCCTCGTACGAGGCGAAGCTCGTCAACTCCACGAACAAGCACATCAGCCTGGACGGCCTCGGCGTCACCGATGCCAAGGCGCGGATCACCCCGTGGCTGACCGCGCGGGGCATCGGCGAGAGCACCATCAACTACCGGCTGCGCGACTGGCTGTTCAGCCGTCAGCGGTACTGGGGCGAGCCCTTCCCGATCGTCTACGACGAGGACGGCATCGCCCACTCGCTGCCCGAGTCGATGCTGCCTCTCGAACTGCCCGAGATCGAGGACTACTCGCCGCGCACCTTCGACCCCGACGACGCGACCGCCGAGCCCGAGACCCCGCTCTCGCGCAACGAGGACTGGGTCAACGTCACCCTCGACCTGGGCGACGGGCCCCGCACGTACCGCCGCGAGACCAACACCATGCCCAACTGGGCCGGTTCCTGCTGGTACGAGCTGCGCTACCTCGACCCGCGCAACGAGCGGCAGTTCGTCGACCCCGAGATCGAGCAGTACTGGATGGGGCCGCGCGAGGGCATGCCCACCGGTGGTGTCGACCTCTACGTCGGCGGCGCCGAGCACGCCGTGCTGCACCTGCTGTACGCGCGTTTCTGGTCCAAGGTGCTCTTCGACCTGGGCTACGTCTCCTCCGCCGAGCCGTTCCACAAGCTCTACAACCAGGGCATGATCCAGGCTTTCGTCTACCGCGACAGCCGCGGCATCGCCGTGCCCGCCGCCGAGGTGGAGGAGCGCGACGGCGCGTACTACTACGAGGGCGAGAAGGTCTCGCGCCTGCTCGGCAAGATGGGCAAGTCGCTGAAGAACGCGGTGACGCCCGACGAGATCTGCGCCGAGTACGGGGCCGACACGCTGCGCCTGTACGAGATGGCGATGGGCCCGCTGGACGTCTCGCGCCCCTGGGACACCCGCGCGGTCGTCGGCCAGTTCCGGCTGCTCCAGCGGCTGTGGCGCAACGTCGTGGACGAGGCGAGCGGAGCCCTGACGGTCTCCGAGGACGCCCCGGACGAGGCCACGCTGCGCGCGCTGCACAAGGCGATCGACGGCACGCGCCACGACCTGGAGGCGATGCGGTTCAACACGGCGATCGCGAAGATCACCGAGCTGAACAACCACCTGACGAAGGCGGGCGGCCCGCTCGCCCGCCCGGTCGCCGAGGCGCTCGTACTGATGGTCGCGCCGCTCGCGCCGCACATCGCCGAGGAGCTGTGGCGGCGCCTCGGGCACGACGACAGCGTCGTCCACCAGCCCTTCCCCGTCGCCGACCCGGCCTACGTCGTGGACGAGACCGTGACGTGCGTCGTGCAGATCAAGGGCAAGGTCAAGGCGCGCCTGGAGGTCTCCCCGGAGATCACCGACGGCGACCTGGAGAAAGTCGCGCTCTCCGACGAGCGCGTCGTGGCGGCCCTGGGGGGCGCCGATGTCCGCAAGGTCATCGTGCGGGCCCCGAAGCTGGTCAACATCGTGACGGCCTGA
- a CDS encoding DegV family protein, translating to MSRHVAIVTDSTAYLPPGTSARHGITSVPLTVVLDGSAYEEGTEISPGALAQALRKHRPVTTSRPSPEAFARTYRRLAEEGASTIVSLHLSAELSGTYDAAALAGRDAAVPVHVVDTGAVAMALGFCALSAVEQAEAGGTAEEIVAAAEKRAAGTSAYFCLDTLDHLRRGGRIGTAQALLGSALAVKPLLQLTGGRIEPLEKVRTTTKAVARLEELVAERAGAGQVDLAVHHLDAADRAEALVERLRARLPGVASLYVSEVGAVIGAHTGPGLLGVVVSPR from the coding sequence ATGTCACGCCATGTCGCGATCGTCACTGATTCCACGGCCTACCTGCCGCCCGGGACAAGCGCGCGACACGGCATCACCTCCGTACCCCTGACCGTCGTGCTCGACGGCAGCGCGTACGAGGAGGGCACGGAGATCTCGCCCGGGGCGCTCGCCCAGGCCCTGCGCAAACACCGCCCCGTGACGACGTCACGACCCAGCCCCGAGGCATTCGCGCGCACCTATCGCCGGCTCGCGGAGGAGGGCGCGTCCACGATCGTCTCGCTGCACCTGTCCGCGGAGCTGTCCGGGACGTACGACGCCGCCGCCCTCGCGGGCCGGGACGCCGCGGTGCCCGTGCACGTCGTCGACACCGGCGCGGTGGCCATGGCGCTCGGCTTCTGCGCGCTCAGTGCCGTCGAGCAGGCGGAGGCGGGCGGTACGGCCGAGGAGATCGTGGCGGCGGCGGAGAAACGTGCCGCCGGGACCTCGGCGTACTTCTGCCTCGACACCCTCGACCACCTGCGGCGCGGCGGCCGGATCGGGACCGCGCAGGCGCTCCTCGGCTCCGCTCTCGCGGTGAAGCCGCTGCTCCAGCTGACCGGGGGCCGCATCGAGCCGCTGGAAAAGGTCCGCACCACGACCAAGGCCGTCGCCCGACTGGAAGAACTCGTGGCGGAGCGGGCGGGTGCGGGGCAGGTGGATCTCGCCGTCCACCACCTCGACGCCGCCGACCGTGCGGAGGCCCTCGTCGAGCGGCTGCGTGCCCGCCTGCCGGGGGTGGCGTCGCTGTACGTCAGCGAGGTGGGCGCGGTGATCGGCGCGCACACCGGGCCGGGGCTCCTGGGGGTCGTGGTCTCTCCCCGCTGA
- a CDS encoding helix-hairpin-helix domain-containing protein, which produces MERRTDINAALALMASGPTYAGDGRAPWARHAGKAPPRGAPGTETPNVATPFRRGLSAVADHLPLWLRSRFALERRGVLALAVVLLGLLGFAGQHWWSSRPQPVAVPAAERAASVEKTSVEAAQAKAVPSGSRAEGSAGTGEGGGAEGGGGAGLAPGAAHGALVVDVGGEVREPGVRRLAPGSRVEDALRAAGGIRKGADLQGLNRARPLVDGELVWVGSPPPGGFAAAAGTGTTPGQASASGAAHTGATPSGAGAAPVTPVSLNAASLDQLDGLPGVGPVLAQRILDHRVAHGGFGSLDELREVTGIGERRFAELREYVRL; this is translated from the coding sequence ATGGAACGACGCACAGACATCAATGCGGCGCTCGCGCTCATGGCTTCCGGACCGACGTACGCGGGCGACGGGAGAGCGCCGTGGGCCCGGCACGCGGGAAAGGCGCCCCCGCGCGGGGCGCCGGGCACCGAAACTCCCAACGTCGCCACGCCGTTCAGGCGGGGGTTGAGCGCGGTCGCCGATCACCTTCCGTTGTGGCTGAGGTCGCGCTTCGCGCTCGAACGGCGAGGAGTGCTGGCGCTGGCCGTCGTGCTGCTCGGCCTCCTCGGTTTCGCGGGACAGCACTGGTGGTCCTCGCGTCCGCAGCCGGTCGCCGTGCCCGCGGCCGAGCGCGCGGCGTCGGTCGAGAAGACATCGGTGGAGGCGGCACAGGCGAAGGCCGTGCCTTCCGGTTCCCGAGCGGAAGGGAGCGCTGGTACGGGCGAGGGCGGCGGCGCGGAAGGTGGCGGGGGTGCCGGCCTCGCTCCCGGTGCGGCGCACGGCGCGCTGGTCGTGGATGTCGGCGGGGAGGTGCGGGAGCCAGGGGTGCGGAGGCTGGCCCCGGGCTCGCGCGTCGAGGACGCGCTGCGGGCGGCCGGAGGGATTCGGAAGGGTGCGGATCTCCAAGGGCTCAACCGTGCCCGCCCGTTGGTCGACGGTGAGCTGGTCTGGGTCGGCTCCCCGCCGCCCGGGGGCTTCGCCGCCGCAGCCGGTACGGGGACGACGCCGGGCCAGGCGTCGGCCTCGGGCGCTGCGCATACGGGCGCGACTCCGTCCGGAGCGGGCGCGGCTCCGGTGACGCCCGTGTCGCTCAACGCGGCCTCGCTGGATCAGCTCGACGGACTCCCCGGAGTCGGTCCGGTCCTGGCCCAGCGCATCCTCGATCACCGCGTCGCGCACGGCGGGTTCGGCTCGCTGGACGAGTTGCGCGAGGTGACCGGTATCGGGGAACGACGATTCGCCGAACTACGGGAGTACGTGCGGCTGTGA
- a CDS encoding ComEC/Rec2 family competence protein, producing the protein MDLRLVLPALGAWGAAALVLGLSARAGVWIAGVCGVFGGALLLGGRVGRRRRTGHGGAGRRWVVAALLVCAGAGAASAAVGRADIERGPVPGLVREGAVTEAVVEVTAQPRARPSAVRGGRELPGQLLWEGEVREIEVRGGRVVRVRTPVLVVVDGVMEPGREKRAREWLRLLPTTRVRARFRWSSPWARGQRAAAVARVHGEAGPVVAGRPSRAQRLAGELRDGLRGAVAPLHPDARALLPGLVVGDTSGLTPELERVFQATDLTHLLAVSGGNFAVLLALLLGPPGRAALAERGGLAPRLGLSLRGTAVAGGVLCAGFVVVCGAEPSVVRAAGCGTVALVALATGRRRSMVPALAAVVLVLVLWEPWLARSYGFVLSVLATGALLMVAPSWSAALRRRGLSPRLAEGLAAAAAAQAVCAPVVVLLSERVSLVAVPCNLLAGPLVAPATVLGFGALVLAPLGQAPAQALAWCAGWPVRWVAGVARAGAALPGSGIAWPGGWAGAGLLAGAVLVLVPLGRMVLRSRWLVCGCVLLLVLAVVRPVPVTRVLGAWPPTGWRFVMCDVGQGDATVLAAGAGTAVVVDAGPDPDRVAGCLDRLAVRRVPLVLLSHFHADHVAGLEGVLRGRAVGAVQTTALAEPAGQAAAVRRTAAEHEVPVLTAAAGERRKVGGVSWEVVWPPAGGGPVGDDGPNDASLVLSVRTGGVRLLLAGDVEPAVQRELLRRPGGAPHVDVLKVPHHGSAYQEGEWVRRVAPRVALVSVGADNGYGHPAPRTLDALRATGALVERTDQRGDLAVTGGPSAGRDGEGEGAVRLGVVSER; encoded by the coding sequence GTGGATCTGCGGCTCGTGCTGCCCGCGCTGGGGGCTTGGGGCGCGGCTGCCCTCGTGCTGGGGCTGTCGGCTCGCGCCGGGGTCTGGATCGCGGGTGTGTGCGGGGTGTTCGGCGGGGCGCTGCTGCTCGGCGGGAGGGTGGGAAGGAGGCGGCGGACGGGACACGGTGGCGCTGGGCGGCGCTGGGTGGTGGCGGCCCTGCTGGTGTGTGCGGGTGCGGGGGCGGCGTCGGCGGCTGTGGGAAGGGCCGACATCGAGCGGGGGCCCGTGCCGGGGCTGGTGCGGGAAGGCGCGGTGACGGAGGCGGTCGTCGAGGTGACGGCGCAGCCCCGGGCGCGGCCTTCGGCGGTGCGGGGAGGCAGGGAACTGCCGGGGCAACTGCTGTGGGAAGGGGAGGTGCGGGAGATCGAGGTGAGGGGCGGGCGGGTGGTCCGGGTGCGGACGCCGGTGCTCGTGGTGGTGGACGGCGTCATGGAGCCGGGGCGGGAGAAGAGGGCACGGGAGTGGCTGCGGTTGCTCCCGACGACGCGGGTGCGGGCCCGTTTCCGGTGGAGCTCCCCGTGGGCGCGCGGGCAACGGGCGGCCGCGGTGGCGCGGGTGCACGGCGAGGCGGGGCCCGTCGTGGCGGGACGGCCGTCTCGGGCGCAGCGGCTCGCCGGGGAGTTGCGCGACGGCTTGCGCGGGGCGGTGGCGCCGCTGCACCCGGACGCGCGGGCTCTGTTGCCCGGCCTCGTCGTGGGCGACACCTCCGGGTTGACACCCGAACTCGAACGGGTCTTCCAGGCGACGGACTTGACCCACCTCCTGGCGGTCAGCGGGGGGAACTTCGCGGTCCTGCTCGCGCTGCTCCTCGGACCACCGGGACGGGCGGCGCTGGCGGAACGGGGCGGGCTCGCGCCCAGGCTCGGTCTGTCGCTGCGGGGGACGGCGGTGGCAGGGGGCGTGCTGTGCGCCGGGTTCGTGGTCGTGTGCGGGGCCGAGCCGAGCGTGGTGCGGGCGGCGGGGTGCGGAACCGTGGCGCTGGTGGCGCTCGCGACCGGGCGGCGCAGGTCGATGGTGCCGGCGCTCGCGGCGGTGGTCCTCGTGCTGGTGCTGTGGGAGCCGTGGCTGGCGAGGAGTTACGGCTTCGTCCTCTCGGTTCTCGCGACGGGTGCCCTGCTGATGGTGGCGCCGTCATGGAGCGCGGCACTGCGGCGGCGCGGGCTGTCGCCGCGGCTCGCGGAGGGGCTCGCGGCCGCGGCCGCGGCGCAGGCGGTGTGCGCTCCGGTGGTGGTGCTGCTCTCGGAGCGGGTGAGCCTGGTCGCCGTGCCGTGCAACCTGTTGGCGGGGCCTCTCGTGGCCCCGGCGACGGTGCTCGGCTTCGGCGCGCTCGTGCTCGCGCCGCTGGGACAGGCTCCGGCCCAGGCGCTGGCCTGGTGCGCGGGGTGGCCGGTGCGGTGGGTGGCGGGGGTGGCGCGCGCGGGTGCCGCTCTGCCGGGGTCGGGGATCGCGTGGCCGGGCGGCTGGGCGGGGGCCGGGTTGCTCGCGGGGGCGGTGCTGGTGCTCGTACCGCTCGGCAGGATGGTGCTGCGCTCGCGGTGGCTGGTGTGCGGGTGCGTGCTCCTCCTGGTGCTTGCCGTGGTGCGGCCGGTGCCGGTGACGCGCGTGCTGGGGGCCTGGCCGCCGACCGGTTGGCGGTTCGTCATGTGCGACGTGGGGCAGGGGGACGCGACCGTCCTCGCCGCCGGGGCGGGGACAGCGGTGGTGGTCGACGCGGGGCCCGATCCGGACCGGGTGGCCGGGTGCCTCGACCGGCTCGCGGTGCGACGCGTGCCGCTCGTGCTGCTGAGCCATTTCCACGCGGACCACGTGGCGGGGCTGGAAGGGGTTCTGCGGGGCCGGGCGGTCGGGGCCGTGCAGACGACGGCCCTCGCGGAACCGGCGGGTCAGGCAGCCGCGGTGCGGCGTACCGCGGCGGAGCACGAGGTGCCGGTGCTCACCGCGGCGGCGGGCGAGCGGCGAAAGGTCGGCGGGGTGAGCTGGGAGGTGGTGTGGCCGCCCGCGGGCGGCGGGCCGGTCGGCGACGACGGGCCCAATGACGCGAGTCTCGTGCTGTCGGTGCGGACGGGCGGGGTGAGGCTGTTGCTCGCCGGGGACGTGGAGCCCGCTGTGCAGCGGGAGTTGCTGCGGCGACCGGGTGGGGCCCCGCACGTCGACGTGCTCAAGGTGCCGCACCACGGTTCGGCGTACCAGGAGGGGGAGTGGGTACGGCGGGTGGCGCCCCGGGTCGCGCTGGTCTCGGTCGGAGCCGACAACGGCTACGGGCACCCGGCCCCTCGTACCCTCGACGCCCTGCGCGCTACGGGTGCGCTTGTCGAACGGACCGATCAGCGTGGGGACTTGGCGGTAACGGGAGGCCCCTCGGCAGGGCGGGACGGCGAAGGGGAGGGGGCGGTACGGCTGGGGGTCGTCAGCGAGCGGTGA
- a CDS encoding YceI family protein: MFGLGTKNRVSGGRGRTALAEAVLPDGAGLFSCRVLDPVGEPLAGAECSLTDERGRKVATAEADPFGSFVVSVREGEYRLAIGSEGYTPHRGDVLVRDGEHTDLGALTLQVAAPPALPGPGDWEIDPTHSSIAFTARHIGLARVHGRFNTFAGVVRIGERIEDFAMHVLIDAASIDTNVQMRDDHLRSSDFLDVGAYPTLEFYSERFTHRGGNRWGVTGALSLHGVTRTVTLDVDYLGQGNGMEGEQRAACRATTELHRDDYTVSWQTMLARGIAVVGPSITIELDVQVVPKQG, encoded by the coding sequence ATGTTCGGCCTGGGGACGAAGAACCGTGTGAGTGGCGGGCGGGGGAGAACGGCGCTCGCGGAGGCGGTTCTCCCGGACGGAGCCGGGCTGTTCAGCTGCCGGGTGCTTGATCCGGTGGGTGAGCCGCTCGCCGGGGCGGAGTGCTCGCTCACCGACGAGCGGGGACGGAAAGTCGCCACCGCTGAGGCCGATCCCTTCGGTTCCTTCGTGGTCTCGGTCCGGGAGGGCGAGTACCGGCTCGCGATCGGGAGCGAGGGGTACACGCCGCACCGGGGCGACGTCCTCGTCCGGGACGGGGAGCACACCGACCTCGGGGCGCTCACCCTCCAGGTGGCGGCGCCGCCCGCGCTGCCGGGGCCGGGGGACTGGGAGATCGACCCGACGCACTCGTCGATCGCGTTCACCGCTCGGCACATCGGGCTCGCCCGGGTGCACGGGAGGTTCAACACCTTCGCCGGGGTCGTGCGGATCGGCGAGCGGATCGAGGACTTCGCGATGCACGTGCTGATCGACGCGGCCTCGATCGACACGAACGTGCAGATGCGGGACGACCACCTGCGCTCCTCTGACTTCCTCGACGTGGGGGCGTACCCGACGCTGGAGTTCTACAGCGAACGGTTCACGCACCGGGGCGGGAACCGCTGGGGTGTCACCGGGGCGCTGTCACTCCACGGGGTGACGCGTACGGTCACGCTCGACGTCGACTACCTCGGCCAGGGCAACGGCATGGAGGGCGAGCAGCGGGCGGCGTGCCGGGCGACGACCGAGCTGCACCGCGACGACTACACCGTGAGCTGGCAGACCATGCTCGCGCGCGGGATCGCCGTGGTCGGCCCGAGCATCACCATCGAACTGGACGTCCAGGTCGTCCCCAAACAGGGCTGA
- the holA gene encoding DNA polymerase III subunit delta has product MARKNADDDPLAPLTLAVGQEELLIDRAVRQVVLAARAADADTDVRELTPEQLQPGGLAELTSPSLFAERKVLVVRNAQDLSADAVKEVKGYLPAPVDEVALVLCHAGGAKGKGLLDAARKAGAREVPCPKMTKPADRLAFVRNEFRTTGRSATPEACQTLVDAIGSDLRELAAAVSQLTADVEGTIDEAIVGRYYTGRAETSSFTVADRAVEGRAAEALEALRWSLSTGVAPVMITSALAQGVRAIGKLSSARGGRPADLARELGMPPWKIDRVRQQMRGWTPDGVSIALRAVAEADAGVKGGGDDPEYALEKAIVTVARAARSR; this is encoded by the coding sequence ATGGCCAGGAAAAACGCTGACGACGACCCGCTCGCTCCGCTCACGCTCGCCGTGGGGCAGGAGGAGCTGCTGATCGACCGCGCGGTGCGGCAGGTGGTGCTCGCCGCGCGGGCGGCCGACGCTGACACCGATGTGCGCGAACTCACGCCCGAGCAGCTCCAGCCCGGCGGGCTCGCCGAGCTGACGAGCCCCTCGCTCTTCGCGGAGCGCAAGGTCCTCGTCGTGCGGAACGCGCAGGACCTCTCCGCCGACGCGGTCAAGGAGGTCAAGGGCTATCTGCCCGCGCCCGTGGACGAGGTCGCGCTCGTCCTGTGCCACGCGGGCGGGGCCAAGGGGAAGGGGCTGCTCGACGCGGCCCGCAAGGCCGGGGCGCGCGAGGTCCCCTGCCCGAAGATGACGAAGCCGGCCGACCGGCTGGCCTTCGTGCGGAACGAGTTCCGTACGACGGGGCGTTCGGCGACGCCCGAGGCGTGCCAGACGCTCGTGGATGCGATCGGCAGCGATCTGCGCGAGCTGGCCGCGGCGGTCTCGCAGCTCACCGCGGACGTCGAGGGCACGATCGACGAGGCGATCGTCGGGCGCTACTACACCGGCCGCGCGGAGACGTCGAGCTTCACGGTCGCCGACCGGGCCGTGGAGGGCCGGGCCGCCGAGGCGCTGGAGGCGCTGCGCTGGTCGCTCTCCACGGGCGTCGCGCCCGTCATGATCACGAGCGCGCTCGCGCAGGGCGTACGGGCCATCGGCAAGCTCTCCTCGGCGCGGGGCGGGCGGCCCGCCGACCTGGCCCGCGAGCTGGGCATGCCACCGTGGAAGATCGACCGGGTGCGGCAGCAGATGCGTGGCTGGACCCCGGACGGCGTCTCGATCGCCCTCCGTGCCGTCGCCGAGGCCGACGCGGGAGTCAAGGGTGGCGGCGACGACCCGGAGTACGCCCTGGAGAAGGCCATCGTGACCGTCGCCCGCGCGGCCCGCTCCCGCTGA
- the rpsT gene encoding 30S ribosomal protein S20 yields the protein MANIKSQIKRNKTNEKARLRNKAVKSSLKTAVRKAREAAAAGDVEKAQELTRVATRKLDKAVSSGVIHKNQAANKKSALASKAASLQG from the coding sequence GTGGCGAACATCAAGTCCCAGATCAAGCGGAACAAGACGAACGAGAAGGCGCGCCTGCGCAACAAGGCCGTCAAGTCCTCGCTCAAGACCGCGGTCCGCAAGGCCCGCGAGGCCGCTGCCGCCGGTGACGTCGAGAAGGCCCAGGAGCTGACGCGTGTCGCCACGCGCAAGCTCGACAAGGCCGTCTCCTCCGGCGTCATCCACAAGAACCAGGCCGCCAACAAGAAGTCGGCGCTTGCTTCGAAGGCCGCCTCCCTCCAGGGCTGA